Below is a genomic region from Sphingopyxis terrae subsp. terrae NBRC 15098.
GGTACGCGCCGGGCCGCGCATCGATGTCCTCGTCAACAATGCGGGCGTCATGATCCCGCCGCGGTCGCTGACCGCGCAGGGCTTCGAATTGCAGTTCGGGGTCAATCACCTCGGCACCTTTGCCTTTACCGGCTTGATACATGGTCATGTCGACGACCGGATCGTCGTCACCGCCAGCCTGGCGCACAAGAGCGGAACGATCGACTTCAGCGATCTCGATGCCCGGCGCGGCTATCATGGCTGGTCGCGCTATCAGGCGAGCAAGCTCGCCAATCTGTCCTATATGTTCGAGCTCGATCGCCGGCTGGGCGCGGCGAGGCGGGCGACGCAGGCGATCGGTGCGCATCCGGGTGTCGCGCTCACCGAGCTGACACGCCATCTGCCGTGGCCGCTGCGGTCGATGACGCCGCTGGCCACGCCCTTCTTCAACAGCGCGGCGCAGGGCGCCTGGCCGACCTTGCAGGCGGCAACCGGCGCCCATGTGCAGGGCGGCGACTATCTGGGACCGCAGGGGCTGGGCGAGATCAGCGGCGCGTCGGGACCCGCGCGCGCGACCAAGGCGGCGCGCGACCCGAAGCTGGGGCGCGAATTGTGGGAGCGTTCGGTCGACCTCACCGGGGTCGATCCGGGAATTTGAACACGAATGGCGCTTGGTTGGGCGCCAAATCGAAAAAAATCTGCCGCTGAGTCCTGACGGCCACACCACCAGTGGTTGAGTCCCCGAGTCGCGCGAGACTCCATATGTCGTGGCAGACTCCTTTCGTTCTCGGCGCGTTAACCATTTCGAGAGGCGGAATCCCTAGAATCCTGCGCTTGACGGCGGACTCCGCCGGACTCATCAGGGGCTTCTTTCGGACAAGGACAGGGGCGAAACATGGGTGTTATGGAACGGGTCAAGGCGCCGGCCGCAAAACAGCGGACGCCGAAAGCGGCCCCGCTCGATCTGCCACTGGACAGCATCCTGCAAGGCGACTGCATCGCCATGATGCGCAGCCTGCCGGCGGCATCGGTCGACATGATCTTCGCCGACCCGCCCTATAACCTCCAGCTCGGCGGGGATCTGCATCGTCCCGACGGCAGCCAGGTCGACGCCGTCGACGATGATTGGGACAAGTTCGACAGTCTCGCGGCCTATGACCGTTTCACCCATGCGTGGCTCAAGGAAGCGAAGCGCATCCTGAAACCCAATGGCAGCATCTGGGTGATCGGCAGCTATCACAACATCTTCCGCGTCGGCACCGCGCTTCAGGACAATGGCTATTGGATCCTGAACGATATCGTGTGGCGCAAGGCGA
It encodes:
- a CDS encoding oxidoreductase: MSGFTAEHVSAQTGRRFLVTGANAGIGFEVARILAARGAAVVLACRDAARAEAAMARIADDVPGADLSFVRLDLADLDQVREAAAVVRAGPRIDVLVNNAGVMIPPRSLTAQGFELQFGVNHLGTFAFTGLIHGHVDDRIVVTASLAHKSGTIDFSDLDARRGYHGWSRYQASKLANLSYMFELDRRLGAARRATQAIGAHPGVALTELTRHLPWPLRSMTPLATPFFNSAAQGAWPTLQAATGAHVQGGDYLGPQGLGEISGASGPARATKAARDPKLGRELWERSVDLTGVDPGI